Proteins encoded together in one Gigantopelta aegis isolate Gae_Host chromosome 8, Gae_host_genome, whole genome shotgun sequence window:
- the LOC121378810 gene encoding neuronal acetylcholine receptor subunit alpha-5-like isoform X2, whose protein sequence is MSRKHLVIAYENIIEKRFLQVRGWLEMHLTGLIITLGTFSTVQGFAEVRLSDEDQLIKHLLHMYKRRGRYGRPVKHFNDSVKIQFNMQLIQIMDLDEKEQVLTLNVWDRYTWVDEYLKWDPKDWGGVDKIRIPPTKIWIPDIKLYNYADTRLEEHRDASCVVSYTGSILWMPQAVYRSSCEIDVSSFPFDVQTCKLKFGSWTYDGTKVDLEVFGQQVQIDLTEYVPSNAWQILQAPAKKNVEKYTCCPEPYVDLTFTLVFQRVSTFYNYILILPCILLTSLTLVLFWIPPESPAKLMLGINIFVAFFLLLLLMESNLPPAAATVPLLGTYYCLNMILITLSSFLNAFVVNMSFYGARRPVPNCLRKVLFSFFGKILCMDNLIQPFLGNQQQKTHGGKYVGVNGENKWLHDVSSDLLMRTKKQGPPDEQHGQLALINYHLLDLMDFLKVYRNRLEEKDKKDKVAKEWKAAGLIFDRIFFLVYLSTIVVSMCVLLPIITLTTHESNVDFGEMA, encoded by the exons GTTTTGCTGAAGTTCGCCTGTCCGACGAAGACCAGCTGATCAAGCACCTGCTTCACATGTACAAGCGACGAGGACGCTATGGCCGGCCCGTCAAGCACTTCAACGACAGCGTCAAGATCCAGTTCAACATGCAACTCATCCAGATCATGGACCTGGACGAGAAGGAGCAGGTGTTGACGCTCAACGTCTGGGACAGATAC ACCTGGGTGGATGAATATCTCAAATGGGATCCAAAGGATTGGGGTGGAGTCGACAAAATCAGAATTCCTCCTACCAAAATATGGATCCCAGATATAAAATTGTACAACTA TGCAGACACTCGTTTGGAAGAACACCGAGACGCCAGTTGCGTCGTGTCATACACCGGCTCCATCCTGTGGATGCCGCAGGCCGTGTACCGCAGCTCGTGCGAGATCGACGTGTCGTCATTTCCGTTTGACGTTCAGACATGCAAATTGAAATTCGGCTCCTGGACATACGACGGGACGAAGGTGGACCTGGAGGTTTTCGGACAGCAGGTGCAGATCGACCTGACGGAGTACGTTCCCAGCAACGCCTGGCAGATTCTTCAGGCGCCGGCTAAGAAAAATGTCGAGAAGTACACGTGTTGTCCGGAACCGTATGTTGACTTAACGTTCACCCTGGTATTTCAGAGGGTTTCCACATTCTACAACTATATTTTGATACTCCCCTGCATTCTCTTGACGTCGTTAACGCTCGTACTCTTCTGGATTCCCCCAGAGTCGCCGGCGAAGCTCATGCTAG gtattaatatatttgttgcATTCTTCCTATTGCTGTTGCTGATGGAATCCAATCTTCCGCCAGCTGCAGCTACAGTACCACTGTTGG GTACCTACTACTGTCTAAACATGATACTGATCACGCTTTCATCGTTTCTAAATGCCTTTGTGGTCAACATGTCATTCTACGGAGCAAGAAGACCAGTTCCCAATTGTTTGCGAAAG GTGCTTTTCAGTTTCTTTGGCAAGATTTTATGCATGGACAATCTGATACAGCCGTTTCTCGGAAATCAGCAACAGAAGACGCATGGGGGAAAGTATGTTGGAGTGAATGGTGAAAACAAATGGCTGCACGACGTTTCGTCGGATCTGTTGATGCGCACGAAGAAGCAGGGGCCTCCAGACGAGCAGCACGGGCAACTGGCTCTGATTAACTATCACCTCCTTGACTTGATGGACTTCTTGAAAGTGTATAGAAACAGACTGGAGGAGAAGGATAAAAAGGACAAAGTAGCAAAGGAGTGGAAAGCGGCTGGACTGATATTCGACAGGATATTTTTTCTAGTATACCTCAGTACGATCGttgtgtccatgtgtgtgttaCTGCCTATCATTACGCTGACCACGCATGAGTCAAATGTCGACTTTGGTGAAATGGCTTGA